Proteins from one Microbacterium faecale genomic window:
- a CDS encoding NUDIX hydrolase: MTDEIWDLCDRDGRPTGEHHRRGTPLPPGLFHIVASVAAVSPDGRMLLTQRAASKTHALDWEIPAGSALAGEASEEAAIRELAEETGITVPTADLVLVGRFVEASALFDLYVVRVERDTILDPDPSEVVDTAWSTLDELDAHVAGATIAAPWVPRLAELRTPLGRAVARIAPPTVTMDG, encoded by the coding sequence GTGACCGACGAGATCTGGGATCTGTGCGACCGAGATGGGCGCCCGACGGGTGAGCATCATCGGCGGGGGACGCCGTTGCCACCCGGGCTCTTCCACATCGTCGCGAGCGTCGCCGCGGTGAGCCCCGATGGCCGTATGCTCCTGACGCAGCGCGCCGCCTCGAAGACTCACGCGCTGGACTGGGAGATTCCGGCGGGGAGCGCTCTCGCGGGAGAAGCCAGCGAAGAAGCCGCGATCCGAGAGCTCGCCGAAGAGACCGGCATCACCGTCCCGACCGCCGATCTCGTCCTCGTCGGCCGCTTCGTCGAGGCCTCCGCCCTGTTCGACCTCTACGTCGTCCGCGTCGAACGAGACACGATTCTCGACCCCGACCCCAGCGAGGTCGTCGACACCGCGTGGTCGACTCTCGACGAACTTGATGCTCACGTCGCCGGCGCGACGATCGCCGCGCCCTGGGTCCCGCGGCTCGCTGAACTGCGCACGCCGCTCGGTCGCGCTGTGGCGCGCATCGCTCCGCCGACCGTCACAATGGACGGATGA
- a CDS encoding phosphatase PAP2 family protein: MNRHRALATGAACALAVVVLALLVAPTPAVTTPIDAWWQETMEGARPDGAVTVARVLSYVGGGWVAVWLCPILLAVAALIVRGWRTAIVVVVMLLLSTTTVQVVKNLVARERPDGMLVDSDFGSFPSGHAANAATIAVVLWLILPRVLGLILGAIWAAVMALSRTVLSVHWLSDVIGGALTGVAIGLLVAAAFGSWSRARPRAREPIPAPGETG; the protein is encoded by the coding sequence ATGAATCGGCACCGCGCACTGGCCACCGGGGCCGCGTGTGCACTCGCGGTCGTCGTCCTCGCACTCCTCGTCGCGCCCACCCCCGCCGTGACGACTCCGATTGACGCGTGGTGGCAGGAGACGATGGAGGGGGCCCGTCCGGACGGAGCCGTCACCGTCGCGCGCGTGCTGAGTTACGTGGGCGGGGGATGGGTCGCCGTCTGGCTCTGCCCGATCCTCCTCGCCGTGGCCGCCCTGATCGTCCGCGGCTGGCGCACCGCGATCGTCGTGGTCGTGATGCTGCTGCTGAGCACGACGACGGTGCAGGTCGTGAAGAATCTTGTTGCACGGGAACGCCCGGACGGCATGCTCGTCGACTCCGACTTCGGATCCTTCCCCTCGGGCCACGCGGCCAACGCCGCAACGATTGCGGTCGTCCTGTGGCTGATCCTGCCGCGCGTCCTCGGGCTGATCCTCGGCGCGATCTGGGCCGCGGTCATGGCGCTCTCGCGAACCGTGCTCAGCGTGCACTGGTTGAGCGACGTCATCGGCGGCGCCCTGACGGGCGTCGCGATCGGATTGCTCGTCGCCGCCGCGTTCGGCTCCTGGTCGCGCGCACGACCTCGCGCACGGGAACCGATCCCCGCTCCCGGAGAAACCGGATGA
- a CDS encoding GNAT family N-acetyltransferase, whose product MTRIRPFQPGDEPALAEICVRTADAGADATGILADDRLWGDLFVLPYVARHPELAWVVEADDRRVIGYIVATDDTDAFERWFRDEWWPTHAGRYERTGARQSELVPSGDKRGPGRIAHAGEYPAHLHIDLLPEAQGAGLGRRLIEMLLGALSHRGVPGLHLGVDPLNTGAAAFYERLGFARLPTDAGSVTYAMRIPEH is encoded by the coding sequence ATGACACGCATTCGCCCATTCCAGCCCGGCGACGAACCCGCCCTCGCGGAGATCTGCGTCCGCACCGCCGATGCGGGGGCGGACGCCACGGGGATCCTTGCCGACGACCGCCTCTGGGGTGATCTCTTCGTACTGCCGTATGTGGCACGGCACCCGGAGCTGGCGTGGGTCGTCGAGGCCGACGACCGCCGCGTGATCGGATACATCGTCGCCACGGACGACACCGACGCGTTCGAACGCTGGTTCCGCGACGAATGGTGGCCGACGCACGCGGGCCGGTACGAAAGGACCGGCGCGCGGCAGTCCGAGTTGGTGCCGTCCGGCGACAAGCGCGGGCCCGGACGCATCGCCCACGCCGGTGAGTACCCCGCGCACCTGCACATCGACCTCCTGCCGGAAGCGCAAGGGGCCGGTCTCGGACGCCGCCTCATCGAAATGCTCCTCGGTGCACTGTCGCACCGTGGCGTGCCCGGGTTACATCTCGGCGTGGATCCGCTCAACACCGGCGCGGCCGCGTTCTACGAACGCCTCGGGTTCGCGCGCCTGCCAACGGACGCGGGATCCGTCACGTACGCCATGCGGATCCCGGAGCACTGA
- a CDS encoding GNAT family N-acetyltransferase, protein MLADTPIAFGETLAHARVLEDDEWRARAARNTEGTNIGLAAVDEVGTWLGVMRGYVDARDGAMLVGVFVDPASRGHHEGVADALLDGIVEWAAAHGDALTLHVHTANPRAIAFYARRGFVDTGRTVEYQLPPYGLENEMRLAI, encoded by the coding sequence ATGCTCGCCGATACGCCGATCGCGTTCGGTGAGACGCTCGCGCACGCCCGCGTGCTGGAGGATGACGAGTGGAGGGCGCGTGCGGCGCGGAACACCGAGGGCACGAATATCGGGCTCGCCGCGGTCGATGAGGTGGGGACCTGGCTCGGAGTCATGCGCGGATACGTCGACGCACGGGATGGAGCGATGCTCGTCGGTGTCTTCGTGGATCCGGCTTCGAGGGGCCACCACGAAGGCGTCGCCGACGCGCTGCTCGACGGGATCGTCGAATGGGCCGCCGCGCACGGAGACGCCTTAACGCTGCACGTGCACACCGCCAACCCCCGCGCGATCGCGTTCTACGCGCGCCGCGGATTCGTCGACACGGGGCGCACGGTGGAGTACCAGCTCCCGCCATATGGCCTCGAGAACGAGATGCGCCTCGCGATCTGA
- a CDS encoding SagB/ThcOx family dehydrogenase, which produces MADFTRLPEPSRDDDVARVLRARRSTKTFSADPLDLTSISAVLFATGGSVSGRRLIPSARATDPVHLTLVAGDVDGLATGVYLYVAESHALQMVSDADVRHWIAGATLDAPWVATCPGLILLSADLVAARRRFPDQPAEHGERFVWIETGHAAQNAYLTAANQGLGTVLIAGLDDDRAEETTSGVIPEGHRLLGVLPLGFAGEMS; this is translated from the coding sequence ATGGCAGACTTCACACGGCTCCCGGAACCGTCCCGCGATGATGATGTCGCCCGCGTTCTTCGTGCGCGACGGTCGACGAAGACCTTCTCCGCGGATCCGCTCGACCTGACGAGCATCTCGGCCGTCCTGTTCGCGACCGGCGGGTCGGTCTCGGGGAGGCGACTGATCCCCTCGGCGCGCGCCACGGATCCGGTGCACCTCACGCTTGTCGCGGGAGACGTCGACGGCCTCGCGACGGGTGTGTATCTGTACGTCGCGGAGAGTCACGCCCTTCAGATGGTCAGCGACGCGGATGTGCGGCACTGGATCGCCGGCGCGACCCTGGACGCGCCGTGGGTTGCGACGTGCCCCGGCCTCATCCTGCTGTCGGCCGACCTCGTTGCCGCACGGCGGCGCTTCCCTGACCAGCCCGCGGAGCACGGGGAGCGTTTCGTCTGGATCGAGACCGGCCACGCTGCGCAGAACGCGTACCTGACCGCAGCGAATCAGGGCCTCGGCACGGTGCTGATCGCTGGCCTCGACGATGATCGCGCGGAGGAGACGACCTCCGGCGTCATTCCGGAGGGACACCGTCTTCTCGGCGTGCTTCCGCTCGGGTTCGCGGGGGAGATGTCATAG
- a CDS encoding preprotein translocase subunit SecA — MAYRRTDSTSFDLRRLLPRWAARAVGLPGSHAFTEIDDGRLAPIARATENALGYAPFPEQLMAATALLAGRAVEMDTGEGKTLAGAMAAIALARDGRRVHVLSVNDYLARRDAEWMGTMFDALGVSVAWIGQGSTPDERRAAYRADVVYAPFSEVGYDVLRDRQAEDEDSRTAPQFDVGIVDEADAVMIDDAMTPLVLAGSDEAAATDFAQATALVANLVSGSDYEVDEDSANVTLTGVGIDAVEKAARIEGLFDEPNTSFLTRINLALHARVLVLRDVDYLVTDEGIRLINTARGRIAHRQRWPDGLHAAVEAKEGLPITPPGLVLDQITVQDLLKSYETLSGMSGTILPVADELQEFYELESGRVERHVKNARYDHPLRAFATHDEKIAAVVAEIERRAGRGQPVLVGTQSVAASEELASALPGSLAPRVLNARHDADEAAIIARAGEVGAVTISTQMSGRGTDIRLGGRDERDRERVVAAGGLAVIATDLYPSARLDLQLRGRAGRQGDPGETLTFASLEDELVRANRTDTSARVVAAGSVDERTRLRIVREAQSIAESVRLDRHKSAWQYTRAITRQRDKVLRVRDGAMREEDPRRRTVTLFTLDEHWQRHLEAMSELRDGIHLRRLAGQNPVDEFHRTALREFDGFFDAVDADVADRLERADSGEDLGLRRPSATWTYMLRDDPFGDRMGRAAAALRRWIRREADER, encoded by the coding sequence ATGGCGTATCGACGGACGGACTCGACATCGTTCGACCTGCGCCGGCTGCTCCCCCGCTGGGCCGCGCGTGCCGTCGGGCTCCCGGGATCGCACGCCTTCACCGAGATCGATGACGGCCGACTCGCGCCGATTGCGCGCGCCACTGAAAACGCTCTCGGGTACGCCCCGTTTCCTGAGCAACTGATGGCGGCGACCGCGCTTCTCGCCGGACGGGCGGTGGAGATGGATACCGGCGAGGGCAAGACGCTCGCCGGGGCCATGGCCGCGATCGCCTTGGCGCGCGACGGGCGCCGCGTGCACGTGTTGTCTGTCAACGACTATCTCGCGCGTCGCGATGCCGAGTGGATGGGAACGATGTTCGATGCGCTCGGTGTGAGTGTCGCCTGGATCGGGCAAGGCTCGACGCCAGACGAACGCCGCGCCGCCTACCGCGCCGATGTCGTCTACGCGCCGTTCTCCGAGGTCGGATACGACGTCCTGCGCGACCGGCAGGCCGAAGACGAGGACAGTCGAACCGCGCCGCAGTTCGATGTCGGGATCGTCGACGAGGCGGACGCCGTCATGATCGACGACGCGATGACGCCACTCGTGCTCGCGGGATCCGACGAGGCCGCGGCGACCGACTTCGCGCAGGCCACCGCGCTCGTGGCGAATCTCGTGAGCGGATCCGATTACGAGGTGGACGAAGACAGCGCGAATGTCACGCTCACGGGCGTCGGCATCGACGCGGTCGAGAAGGCGGCACGGATCGAGGGCCTCTTCGACGAGCCGAACACCTCGTTCCTGACGCGCATCAACCTCGCTCTCCACGCGCGCGTGCTCGTCCTTCGCGACGTTGACTATCTCGTCACGGACGAGGGGATCCGCCTCATCAACACCGCACGCGGGCGGATCGCCCACCGGCAGCGGTGGCCCGACGGGCTGCACGCGGCAGTCGAGGCGAAGGAGGGCCTGCCGATCACGCCACCTGGCCTGGTGCTGGACCAGATCACGGTGCAGGATCTGCTGAAGAGCTACGAGACGCTGTCCGGGATGAGCGGGACGATCCTTCCCGTGGCCGATGAGCTTCAGGAGTTCTACGAGCTCGAATCAGGTCGCGTCGAACGGCACGTGAAGAATGCGCGATACGACCATCCGCTCCGCGCCTTCGCAACGCATGACGAGAAGATCGCCGCCGTCGTGGCCGAGATCGAGCGGCGCGCGGGGCGTGGGCAGCCCGTCCTCGTGGGCACGCAGAGCGTCGCCGCATCGGAAGAACTTGCCTCGGCGTTGCCAGGATCCCTTGCGCCGCGCGTCCTCAATGCGCGCCATGACGCCGATGAGGCCGCGATCATCGCGCGTGCGGGAGAGGTCGGCGCCGTGACGATCTCGACGCAGATGTCCGGCCGAGGCACCGACATTCGCCTCGGCGGCCGGGACGAGCGAGACCGAGAGCGGGTCGTCGCGGCCGGCGGACTCGCCGTCATCGCGACCGACCTGTATCCGTCGGCGCGCCTCGATCTTCAGCTGCGCGGGCGCGCAGGCCGCCAGGGCGACCCCGGCGAGACGCTCACGTTCGCGTCACTCGAGGACGAGCTCGTCCGCGCCAACCGCACGGACACCTCGGCGCGCGTCGTCGCCGCCGGATCCGTCGACGAACGCACGCGCCTGCGCATCGTGCGTGAGGCGCAGAGCATCGCCGAATCGGTGCGGCTGGACCGCCACAAGTCGGCGTGGCAGTACACACGAGCGATCACCCGGCAACGCGACAAGGTGCTGCGCGTGCGCGATGGCGCGATGCGCGAGGAGGACCCACGGCGTCGCACCGTCACGCTCTTTACGCTCGACGAGCACTGGCAGCGCCACCTCGAGGCGATGAGCGAGCTTCGCGACGGGATCCACCTCCGCCGGCTCGCCGGGCAGAACCCCGTCGACGAGTTTCATCGGACGGCGCTGCGCGAGTTCGACGGCTTCTTCGACGCGGTCGATGCAGACGTCGCGGATCGCCTCGAGCGTGCGGATAGCGGCGAGGACCTTGGCCTCCGGCGGCCGTCGGCGACCTGGACCTACATGCTGCGGGACGATCCATTTGGGGACCGGATGGGACGCGCCGCCGCGGCGCTGCGTCGCTGGATCCGGCGCGAGGCGGACGAGCGGTGA
- a CDS encoding HEAT repeat domain-containing protein, whose amino-acid sequence MYPVPDRRLTPEENVRGAVEIFGRELVVEWCEALVRGDAPDDDSRYPDIAWLKGHIGWPDHWSRVWGARGLMHIGPPAHPEIVIDALTDDAWRVREMALKVVTRYDLDDPHGRVAKLLEDPVERVRLQAKRALGVPPSAR is encoded by the coding sequence ATGTACCCCGTGCCTGACCGTCGGCTCACGCCGGAAGAGAACGTTCGTGGGGCCGTCGAGATCTTCGGCCGCGAGCTCGTAGTCGAGTGGTGCGAGGCCCTGGTTCGCGGCGACGCGCCGGATGACGACTCGCGATACCCCGATATCGCCTGGCTTAAGGGTCATATCGGGTGGCCCGACCACTGGTCGCGCGTCTGGGGTGCGCGCGGACTGATGCACATCGGGCCGCCCGCGCACCCCGAGATCGTGATCGACGCGTTGACCGACGATGCGTGGCGTGTGCGTGAGATGGCGTTGAAGGTCGTCACGCGCTACGACCTCGACGACCCGCATGGTCGCGTGGCCAAATTGCTCGAGGATCCGGTTGAGCGCGTTCGGTTGCAGGCGAAGCGCGCGCTGGGGGTGCCGCCGTCCGCACGGTGA
- a CDS encoding ABC transporter ATP-binding protein has protein sequence MTALEVRNLHKRYGQRTAIDDVSFTVEEGEIFGIIGPNGAGKTSTVESIAGLRTPDSGTIRVLGLDPATQRSQVRERLGVQLQESSFPDAITVDEALELYSSFYRHPADRRELVDRLGLGDKRHTRYKALSGGQKQRLSIACALVGNPQVAILDELTTGLDPQARRETWSLIERVREKGVTIVLVTHFMDEAERLSDRIAVIAGGRVAAVDTPTGLIARTRAAQQVRFRVRRPFDRSLLAGLPEVSDVEIAEGSWVVTGSGQLLSSVAGALARADVVAEDLRVDQASLDDAFVAFTGQAPESADPDRQEG, from the coding sequence ATGACCGCACTAGAAGTACGCAACCTCCACAAACGCTACGGGCAGCGCACCGCCATCGACGACGTCTCGTTCACCGTCGAGGAGGGCGAGATCTTCGGGATCATTGGCCCGAACGGGGCAGGGAAGACGAGCACCGTCGAAAGCATCGCGGGGCTGCGAACACCCGACTCCGGCACGATCCGCGTGCTGGGACTGGATCCCGCCACCCAGCGCTCCCAGGTACGGGAGCGGCTCGGGGTGCAGCTCCAGGAGAGCAGCTTCCCGGACGCCATCACCGTCGACGAGGCGCTCGAACTCTACAGCTCCTTCTACCGGCATCCCGCGGATCGGCGCGAGCTGGTGGATCGTCTGGGCTTGGGCGACAAACGCCACACCCGGTACAAGGCCCTTTCTGGAGGGCAGAAGCAGCGACTTTCGATAGCGTGCGCCCTCGTCGGGAACCCTCAGGTCGCGATCCTCGACGAACTGACAACCGGGCTGGATCCGCAGGCCCGGCGTGAGACGTGGAGCCTGATCGAGCGCGTACGAGAGAAGGGCGTGACGATCGTGCTGGTCACGCACTTCATGGACGAAGCGGAGCGCCTGAGCGACCGGATCGCCGTCATCGCCGGCGGGCGCGTCGCCGCTGTCGACACTCCGACAGGCCTGATCGCGCGGACCCGCGCGGCACAACAGGTGCGATTCCGCGTGAGGCGACCATTCGACCGAAGCCTCCTCGCCGGCCTCCCAGAGGTATCCGACGTTGAGATCGCCGAGGGCAGCTGGGTGGTCACCGGGAGTGGACAACTCCTGAGCAGCGTGGCCGGAGCGCTCGCCCGTGCTGATGTCGTGGCGGAGGACCTCCGCGTCGACCAGGCGAGCCTCGATGACGCGTTCGTCGCTTTCACCGGCCAGGCACCAGAATCCGCTGACCCCGATCGACAGGAGGGCTGA
- a CDS encoding ABC transporter permease, translated as MRALMTMLKIETKLLLRDPVTVFFGVLFPTGLLLALSTIPALRESPPELGGLRAIDAWAPTALVFGIVMIAVQHTPNVIATYRERGILRRLSTTPVHPRRILLAQMIVSFASVLVGAALMITVAWAVLDIPPPQRPLSFAVAFIVGYAAVLGISMIVAAIVRTSSAATTTGTLLFIALMFFGGAFLPRYTMPEALQKVGDFVPPGLQAFIEAWSPAAGELTSVGQPFWIQTAIMAGIAVITSAIAAKLFRWA; from the coding sequence ATGCGTGCTCTGATGACAATGCTCAAGATCGAGACAAAGCTTCTGCTTCGCGACCCCGTGACGGTGTTCTTCGGCGTGCTGTTTCCTACCGGTCTGCTGCTCGCCCTCAGCACGATCCCAGCACTCAGGGAGTCACCACCGGAACTCGGTGGCCTCCGCGCCATCGACGCGTGGGCTCCGACCGCGCTGGTGTTCGGGATCGTGATGATCGCGGTGCAGCACACTCCGAACGTGATCGCGACGTATCGCGAGCGCGGGATCCTTCGCCGACTGTCGACCACCCCGGTGCACCCGCGGAGGATCCTGCTCGCACAAATGATCGTGTCCTTCGCCTCCGTGCTCGTGGGCGCCGCGCTGATGATTACCGTCGCATGGGCGGTTCTCGACATCCCTCCGCCGCAGAGGCCGCTGTCCTTCGCGGTCGCCTTCATCGTCGGCTACGCCGCTGTGCTCGGCATCAGCATGATCGTCGCCGCGATCGTGCGCACAAGCAGCGCCGCCACCACGACAGGCACGCTCCTGTTCATCGCGCTGATGTTCTTCGGGGGCGCGTTCTTGCCGCGGTACACGATGCCGGAGGCACTGCAGAAGGTGGGGGACTTCGTTCCTCCGGGGCTTCAGGCCTTCATCGAAGCCTGGTCTCCCGCAGCGGGGGAACTGACCAGCGTCGGGCAGCCCTTCTGGATCCAGACCGCGATAATGGCCGGCATCGCGGTGATCACGAGCGCGATCGCCGCGAAGCTCTTCCGATGGGCGTAG
- a CDS encoding sensor histidine kinase, translating to MSTQETERLSSWDLLQLCMPWLLLAISGVVYFAWALPASGAEFWPEGASILGLLAAAAAWILAGSTLPITRRNMRPALSAVYFLGLLGLSIALMAYSEVFVILTIAGFFHAYLLSPWPLGLAAVFATSVALNGMTIFLPDPTPETLVMFVVIVIVQTAAIGIGIPISRRHEIAERKREELITRLEQALHENAVLHAQLVAQARESGVQDERERLAREIHDTLAQGFAGIITQLQAAQRPTGSARVPDQHITQALHLARNGLTEARRSVQALAPQELGSAHLPDAIRTLTERWSTDEQIAAQVEVTGRREPLSPAIEVALFRVAQESLTNVAKHADASRVGVTLSYTGSEVLLDVRDDGRGYAVAAGAGFGLTSMQQRIRGIGGHVELQSSPGEGTSVSVRVPAIVDQNEEAGR from the coding sequence ATGAGCACGCAGGAGACCGAACGACTGAGTTCGTGGGATCTGCTGCAGCTATGCATGCCGTGGCTGCTCCTGGCGATCTCGGGCGTGGTCTACTTCGCGTGGGCGCTCCCGGCATCCGGAGCGGAGTTCTGGCCCGAGGGCGCTTCCATCCTCGGGCTCCTCGCCGCCGCCGCGGCGTGGATACTCGCGGGGAGCACGCTGCCGATCACCCGCCGCAACATGCGTCCGGCCCTTTCGGCGGTCTACTTTCTGGGATTGCTCGGGCTGAGTATCGCCCTCATGGCGTACTCCGAAGTATTCGTGATCCTCACGATCGCGGGATTCTTCCACGCCTATCTTCTGTCGCCGTGGCCGCTGGGGCTGGCCGCGGTCTTCGCGACCTCGGTTGCGCTCAACGGCATGACGATCTTCCTGCCGGATCCGACACCCGAGACGCTCGTGATGTTCGTCGTGATCGTCATCGTGCAGACCGCCGCGATTGGCATCGGGATTCCGATATCGCGTCGACACGAGATCGCCGAGCGCAAGCGAGAGGAGCTCATCACTCGATTGGAACAGGCGCTGCACGAGAACGCCGTCCTGCATGCGCAGCTGGTCGCGCAGGCTCGCGAGTCCGGGGTGCAGGACGAGCGTGAGCGCCTCGCCCGGGAGATTCACGACACTCTGGCGCAGGGGTTCGCGGGGATCATCACTCAGCTCCAGGCGGCGCAGCGTCCGACAGGATCCGCGCGGGTACCCGATCAACACATCACGCAGGCACTGCACCTCGCGCGCAATGGCCTGACCGAGGCCCGACGGTCGGTTCAGGCCCTCGCGCCCCAGGAACTCGGCAGCGCACACCTGCCGGACGCGATCCGCACCCTCACCGAGCGGTGGTCGACCGACGAACAGATCGCCGCGCAGGTCGAGGTGACCGGCAGGCGCGAGCCGCTGAGTCCCGCGATCGAGGTCGCGCTGTTTCGCGTCGCTCAAGAGTCTCTGACCAACGTCGCAAAGCACGCTGACGCGTCCCGGGTCGGCGTAACGCTGTCATACACCGGCTCGGAAGTCCTCCTCGACGTCCGGGATGATGGACGCGGATATGCAGTGGCTGCGGGCGCGGGTTTCGGACTCACGAGCATGCAACAGCGGATCCGCGGCATCGGTGGCCACGTCGAGCTGCAGAGCAGCCCGGGGGAGGGGACGTCGGTGAGCGTGCGCGTGCCGGCGATCGTCGACCAGAACGAGGAGGCAGGCCGATGA
- a CDS encoding response regulator, with the protein MIRLVIVDDHPIVRGGLRDTFAGVDDIAVVGEAGDGAEGIERAKALSADVVLMDLRMPAMDGVTATAALREQFPSARVLILTTFDNESDVLPAIEAGATGYLLKDALPEELAQAVRAAARGESALAPSVTQHIVRQVQRAETAALTDREKQVLQLVANGASNRAAAAALFIGEASIKTHLQHIYDKLGVRDRASAVAEGYRRRLLS; encoded by the coding sequence ATGATCAGGCTCGTGATCGTCGACGATCATCCGATCGTCCGAGGTGGGCTTCGAGACACGTTCGCCGGCGTCGACGACATCGCGGTCGTCGGGGAAGCCGGAGACGGCGCCGAGGGCATCGAACGGGCGAAGGCGCTGTCCGCGGATGTCGTCCTGATGGACCTCCGAATGCCCGCAATGGATGGCGTCACCGCGACCGCCGCGCTCCGGGAGCAATTTCCGAGCGCCCGTGTGCTGATCCTCACCACCTTCGACAACGAATCCGATGTGCTTCCGGCGATCGAGGCCGGGGCTACCGGATACCTGCTCAAGGACGCCCTCCCGGAAGAACTCGCGCAGGCGGTTCGCGCCGCCGCACGGGGAGAGTCCGCACTTGCGCCCTCGGTGACGCAACACATTGTGCGCCAGGTGCAGCGAGCTGAAACCGCCGCCCTGACTGATCGCGAGAAGCAGGTCCTGCAACTGGTCGCGAACGGAGCGTCGAACCGAGCAGCAGCCGCAGCGTTGTTCATCGGCGAAGCCAGCATCAAGACCCACCTGCAGCACATCTACGACAAGCTCGGGGTCCGCGACCGAGCCTCGGCCGTCGCCGAAGGGTACCGACGTCGACTCCTGAGCTGA
- a CDS encoding GNAT family N-acetyltransferase, whose product MDLPALRVRLAELHDAHGIADVHIGSWRETYPGVIPDTFMDDDALIARRRMWESILGLDPLPGAIAVAERGNQVVGFAFAGPADHPDAIKGFAPARSLHLYSIYLLAQEHEMGIGSALLDAVVEDRPAQLWVLSGNDRARAFYERHGFRADGVEFVDPALAGIVEVRMVR is encoded by the coding sequence ATGGATCTCCCGGCACTTCGGGTGCGCCTCGCCGAACTGCACGACGCCCACGGGATCGCCGACGTTCACATCGGGTCATGGCGCGAGACCTATCCAGGTGTCATCCCGGATACCTTCATGGATGACGATGCACTGATCGCGAGGCGTCGCATGTGGGAGTCGATTCTCGGCCTCGATCCGCTTCCGGGCGCGATCGCGGTCGCTGAGCGCGGTAATCAGGTGGTCGGATTCGCTTTCGCCGGACCAGCCGATCACCCCGACGCTATCAAGGGATTCGCCCCCGCCCGCAGCCTTCACCTGTACTCGATCTACCTTCTCGCGCAGGAACACGAGATGGGCATCGGGAGCGCCCTCCTGGATGCCGTCGTGGAAGACCGACCGGCGCAGCTCTGGGTCCTCAGCGGCAACGATCGTGCTCGTGCGTTCTACGAACGCCATGGATTCCGGGCGGATGGCGTCGAGTTCGTCGACCCCGCCCTCGCCGGGATCGTAGAAGTCAGGATGGTGCGCTAG